From a single Stigmatopora nigra isolate UIUO_SnigA chromosome 21, RoL_Snig_1.1, whole genome shotgun sequence genomic region:
- the hoxa13a gene encoding homeobox protein Hox-A13a — MTTSLLLRPPRCWLDPSGMFLYDGGGGGGGSDEVSKNMEGGFAGGNFAARQCRNLMAHHPASLAPSAAAYPSSAASTEVPPGSVQGEPAKQCSPCSASQNSSSASLPYGYFGGGGGGYYPCRMAPHHGGIKPCGAQPPSAYMQDASAAPGPGPVPGHGHGPCPGPGEDFASRAKEFAFYPTYSSGPYQPMPGYLDVPVVPALGAPSEARHEPTALLPMESYPPWSLAPNGWNGQLYCGKEQPQSGHVQWKSSLPEAVSLHSGGDPSSYRRGRKKRVPYTKVQLKELEREYAANKFITKDKRRRISAQTNLSERQVTIWFQNRRVKEKKVVNKLKPVS, encoded by the exons ATGACAACGTCACTGCTGCTCCGTCCTCCTCGCTGCTGGCTCGACCCGTCGGGGATGTTCCTCTacgacggcggtggcggcggaggGGGTTCCGATGAAGTGAGCAAGAACATGGAGGGTGGTTTTGCGGGCGGCAACTTCGCCGCGCGCCAGTGCCGGAACCTGATGGCGCACCACCCGGCCTCGCTGGCGCCCAGCGCTGCGGCGTACCCGTCTTCGGCCGCCTCTACCGAGGTCCCTCCCGGCAGTGTGCAGGGCGAGCCGGCCAAGCAGTGCAGCCCTTGCTCGGCCTCGCAGAATTCCTCCAGCGCCTCCCTGCCTTACGGCTACTTCGGAGGCGGTGGAGGCGGCTACTACCCGTGCAGGATGGCGCCGCACCACGGCGGGATCAAGCCGTGTGGAGCGCAGCCCCCCTCCGCCTATATGCAGGACGCATCGGCAGCCCCCGGGCCAGGCCCCGTCCCCGGTCACGGCCACGGTCCCTGCCCTGGTCCCGGCGAAGACTTCGCCTCCCGGGCCAAGGAATTCGCCTTCTACCCCACCTACTCGTCGGGGCCCTACCAGCCCATGCCCGGCTACCTGGACGTCCCCGTAGTGCCCGCTCTCGGAGCGCCTTCGGAGGCCAGGCACGAGCCGACCGCCTTGCTTCCCATGGAGAGCTATCCGCCCTGGAGCCTGGCCCCGAACGGCTGGAACGGCCAGCTCTACTGCGGCAAAGAGCAGCCCCAATCCGGGCACGTGCAGTGGAAGTCTTCGCTGCCAG AGGCGGTGTCCTTGCACTCAGGAGGCGACCCGAGCTCGTACAGGCGTGGGAGGAAGAAGCGCGTCCCGTACACCAAAGTGCAACTGAAGGAACTGGAACGGGAATATGCCGCTAATAAATTTATCACCAAGGACAAACGCAGGAGgatttctgcccagaccaacctGTCCGAACGACAGGTGACGATTTGGTTTCAAAATAGACGCGTCAAGGAGAAGAAGGTGGTCAACAAATTGAAGCCTGTCAGCTAG